The following are encoded together in the Elusimicrobiota bacterium genome:
- a CDS encoding DUF2332 family protein, with protein sequence MTKEEFISQLDRAAATMPGLPVSTALVRHLSEALKKGDPPWWQLTQKAWEKRSFVAWTEAWGLFLACLHYEVLSDAENPLVPYFPSCGGTDEADPSSALAQVLRALPKTFFDNLRVAQRRTYVEARAPLWINPAMLFFQSRNLSFYLVEVNAGAGLNLVADLAVPQRGFNPELVAARIGLEPTPLLLEDIGHRRWLTAALMPDQLPLIKALDKAIDVALQRQRQEAAFIQIVPCWPDQAAKFLAKNIPADDPDVGLLLFNMGTTVRMTDAEYEAYRRGVAEALRPWGDRGLWVEMENVRGEMYSTTYQLRAHRHAGGQWRGHVMASFDFAADKTVFDLDQSKVFLS encoded by the coding sequence GTGACCAAAGAAGAGTTCATCTCCCAGCTCGACCGCGCCGCGGCCACGATGCCGGGACTGCCGGTGAGCACAGCACTCGTCAGGCATTTGAGCGAGGCCTTGAAGAAGGGAGACCCCCCGTGGTGGCAACTTACGCAGAAGGCCTGGGAGAAGCGGAGCTTCGTGGCCTGGACCGAGGCCTGGGGCCTGTTTCTGGCCTGTCTGCACTACGAGGTCTTGAGCGACGCGGAGAACCCCTTGGTCCCGTATTTTCCCTCCTGCGGCGGCACCGATGAGGCCGATCCCTCCTCGGCCCTGGCCCAGGTCTTGAGGGCGCTTCCCAAGACCTTCTTCGACAATTTGAGGGTGGCCCAGCGCCGGACCTACGTGGAGGCCCGGGCTCCGCTTTGGATCAACCCGGCCATGCTCTTTTTCCAGTCTCGGAATCTTTCTTTCTACCTCGTCGAGGTCAACGCAGGAGCGGGCTTGAACCTGGTGGCCGACCTCGCCGTGCCCCAACGTGGCTTCAACCCTGAGCTGGTGGCCGCGCGCATAGGCCTAGAGCCCACGCCGCTGCTCCTGGAGGACATCGGCCACCGGCGCTGGCTCACCGCGGCTCTCATGCCGGACCAACTGCCCCTCATCAAGGCCCTCGACAAGGCCATAGACGTCGCCCTCCAGCGGCAGCGCCAGGAAGCCGCCTTCATCCAGATCGTGCCCTGCTGGCCGGACCAGGCCGCCAAATTCCTGGCCAAGAACATCCCGGCCGACGACCCCGACGTGGGGCTTCTCCTCTTTAACATGGGCACGACCGTGCGCATGACAGACGCCGAATACGAGGCTTACCGACGCGGCGTCGCCGAGGCCCTGCGCCCATGGGGGGACAGGGGTCTTTGGGTCGAGATGGAGAACGTCCGCGGCGAGATGTATTCCACCACCTACCAGCTGCGTGCCCACCGCCATGCGGGCGGCCAATGGCGGGGCCATGTCATGGCAAGCTTTGATTTCGCCGCCGACAAGACCGTCTTCGACCTGGACCAAAGCAAGGTGTTCCTCTCTTGA
- a CDS encoding BrnT family toxin, protein METAFACEGFEWDEHNVRKNWEKHGVSFAESEEIFFNEPLLVAEVDRSKILYGEQRRLAYGVSNEKRPLFIVFTMRNNKIRIISARDMNRKEKKFYHEEAKNSN, encoded by the coding sequence TTGGAAACGGCATTTGCTTGCGAAGGGTTTGAGTGGGATGAACACAATGTCCGCAAGAATTGGGAAAAACATGGAGTTTCCTTCGCGGAGAGCGAGGAAATATTTTTTAACGAGCCGCTTCTTGTGGCGGAAGTGGATCGAAGCAAAATACTGTATGGAGAACAAAGACGACTAGCTTATGGAGTCAGCAACGAAAAAAGGCCGCTTTTTATTGTGTTCACCATGAGGAATAATAAAATTAGGATTATTTCGGCTCGGGATATGAATCGCAAGGAAAAGAAATTTTACCATGAAGAAGCGAAAAACTCCAATTAG
- a CDS encoding HNH endonuclease codes for MLDHSRSLGDADLLSALKNLVAGERRCLVELLAHLAELDRRRLWQREGYSSLYVYCVKELGYSEGAAYRRAQVARASRSFPEILSYLTDGAPSLSALATLAPYLDQSNCADLLERAKFKNRRELETVVAAFQPRHVEADTIRKVSQDRLVQGELVQPLSTQRFRLSFTADLGLLDKFERARDLLRHKHPTGRLEDVFAETLEVFLDRKDPQRRSRPRTSSAAPKELSLREAPRQGASRYIPQSVKDEVWSRDGGRCSYMSPDGRHCEERGGLEYDHVRPWARGGTSSDPANIRLLCRTHNRFAAVQAFGEGHMERFGREKQRPG; via the coding sequence ATGCTCGACCATTCCAGGAGCCTGGGCGACGCGGACCTGCTGTCTGCTCTGAAGAACCTCGTCGCCGGCGAGCGGCGTTGCCTCGTCGAGCTGCTGGCCCATCTGGCGGAGCTCGACCGCAGGCGCTTGTGGCAGAGAGAGGGGTATTCGTCGCTGTACGTCTACTGCGTCAAGGAACTCGGCTACTCCGAGGGAGCCGCCTACCGCAGGGCCCAGGTCGCCCGGGCCAGCCGGAGCTTCCCGGAGATACTCTCCTATTTGACCGACGGCGCGCCCTCTTTGTCCGCCTTGGCCACGCTGGCCCCCTACCTGGATCAGAGCAATTGCGCGGACCTCCTCGAGAGGGCCAAATTCAAGAACCGGCGCGAGCTCGAAACGGTGGTGGCCGCCTTCCAGCCCCGGCATGTCGAGGCCGACACCATCCGCAAGGTTTCCCAGGACCGCCTCGTCCAGGGCGAGCTTGTCCAGCCTCTTTCCACCCAAAGGTTTCGCCTGAGCTTTACGGCCGATCTCGGGCTCCTGGATAAATTCGAGCGGGCCCGGGACCTCCTCAGGCACAAGCACCCCACAGGACGGCTCGAGGACGTCTTCGCGGAGACTTTGGAGGTCTTTCTGGACAGGAAGGATCCCCAGCGCCGGAGTCGGCCGCGGACCTCGTCCGCGGCCCCGAAGGAACTATCTCTGCGGGAAGCCCCGAGACAAGGGGCTTCCCGCTACATCCCCCAATCGGTCAAGGACGAGGTCTGGAGCCGCGACGGCGGCCGGTGCTCCTACATGAGCCCCGACGGTAGGCACTGCGAGGAGCGCGGCGGGCTAGAGTACGACCACGTCCGGCCCTGGGCCCGGGGAGGGACCTCCTCGGATCCGGCCAATATTCGCCTGCTCTGCCGGACGCACAACCGATTCGCGGCGGTCCAAGCCTTCGGGGAGGGGCACATGGAACGGTTCGGGCGGGAAAAGCAGCGGCCTGGGTAA
- a CDS encoding response regulator, translated as MGKNAKILIVDDDAHIRETVSDNLEIEGYKVSQAESGAAALAAVRREFFDVILMDYNLTDSTGIDVIKQIRTHNSESPILMLTAHASLDTALRAIQESVYDFLIKPVDFGYLKLAIAKALDKLRLEQENRRLIADLQKANDQLVNLNEMKSKFLSMSSHDMSNSLMTLQVSFEMLCASIAPSAEQKKHMVYISNGISQITRLIEDLVDWASIEQGKFRLEHSDVPPGPMLEEALVGPQGRAMSRGQALKAEIAPNLPPIRADRRRLLQVLNNLLENAMRHTPRGGQIMVSASARDSGVCFAVKDTGEGIAREDLDKIFRSFYQGHGQAGGGRLGLGLSIAKEIIEAHHGRIWVESPGPGLGSTFSFIIPSS; from the coding sequence ATGGGAAAAAACGCCAAGATTCTCATCGTAGACGACGACGCGCACATTCGCGAGACGGTCTCGGACAACCTGGAGATCGAGGGCTATAAAGTCTCCCAGGCCGAGAGCGGGGCCGCGGCCTTGGCCGCCGTGCGCCGGGAGTTCTTCGACGTGATCCTGATGGACTACAACCTCACGGATTCCACCGGCATCGACGTGATCAAGCAGATCCGTACCCACAACTCGGAAAGCCCCATTCTCATGCTCACGGCCCACGCCTCGCTCGACACGGCACTTCGGGCCATCCAGGAGTCGGTCTACGATTTCCTCATCAAGCCCGTGGACTTCGGCTATCTGAAGCTCGCCATCGCCAAGGCCTTGGACAAGCTGCGCTTGGAGCAGGAAAACCGCAGGCTCATCGCCGATCTCCAAAAGGCCAACGATCAACTCGTAAACTTGAACGAGATGAAGTCGAAGTTCCTGTCCATGTCTTCCCACGACATGTCGAATTCCCTCATGACCCTCCAGGTGAGCTTCGAGATGCTCTGCGCGAGCATCGCCCCCTCGGCCGAGCAGAAGAAGCACATGGTCTACATCTCCAACGGCATCAGCCAAATCACCCGTCTCATCGAGGATTTGGTGGATTGGGCCTCGATCGAGCAGGGGAAATTCCGGCTAGAGCACTCCGATGTGCCGCCGGGCCCCATGCTCGAGGAGGCCCTGGTCGGCCCCCAAGGGCGGGCCATGAGCCGCGGCCAGGCCTTGAAGGCCGAGATCGCGCCGAACCTTCCGCCCATTCGCGCCGACCGGAGGAGACTGCTCCAGGTCTTGAACAACCTTCTTGAGAACGCGATGCGCCACACTCCTAGGGGCGGCCAGATCATGGTTTCGGCCTCGGCCCGGGATTCGGGAGTCTGCTTCGCGGTGAAGGACACGGGGGAGGGAATCGCCCGGGAGGACTTGGACAAGATTTTCCGGAGTTTCTACCAGGGCCACGGCCAGGCCGGGGGAGGGCGCCTGGGCCTGGGGCTTTCCATCGCCAAGGAGATCATCGAGGCGCACCACGGCCGCATTTGGGTCGAAAGCCCGGGTCCGGGGCTCGGCTCGACGTTTTCCTTCATTATCCCGAGTTCTTGA
- a CDS encoding BrnA antitoxin family protein, with the protein MKKRKTPIRFRSEKEEFEFWSKADSTDYVDRATLVKAHFPELRPTSRPIPLRLPIALIDRLKVLAHKMDMPYHSLMRRWIEQGLRRDSR; encoded by the coding sequence ATGAAGAAGCGAAAAACTCCAATTAGATTTAGAAGCGAGAAGGAAGAATTCGAGTTCTGGTCCAAGGCGGATTCAACGGACTATGTGGATCGGGCCACGCTCGTCAAGGCGCATTTCCCCGAGCTCAGGCCTACTAGCCGGCCCATTCCTTTAAGACTGCCGATCGCTCTGATCGATAGATTGAAGGTGTTGGCCCATAAAATGGATATGCCCTATCATTCGCTGATGCGAAGATGGATCGAGCAGGGGCTGCGGCGAGATTCTCGATAG
- a CDS encoding AbrB/MazE/SpoVT family DNA-binding domain-containing protein, whose protein sequence is MAYLRKISERNQITIPPSLLKIAGISEGDLVALEAHDGKITLERRQVVEKDFAAKDWEALDELVRGQIRKKQYTQYSNPQEAETHLKRLLK, encoded by the coding sequence ATGGCCTATTTACGCAAGATCAGCGAACGCAACCAAATCACCATTCCACCAAGCCTTCTAAAAATCGCGGGGATTTCAGAGGGAGATTTAGTGGCCCTCGAAGCCCATGACGGGAAAATCACCCTGGAGCGAAGGCAAGTCGTGGAAAAGGATTTTGCCGCGAAAGATTGGGAGGCCCTTGATGAACTGGTGCGCGGGCAGATTCGAAAAAAACAATACACCCAATACTCCAACCCCCAAGAAGCCGAAACGCACCTTAAACGACTCTTGAAGTGA
- a CDS encoding AAA family ATPase produces the protein MLWAKFRLFLQRHWLWLAILVGIFISILLPIWYMSGMEESVRRYIIGINVASLPWGILQTLVFVCFLYLLQYGGGFVRFKKSRVGAHSVNVRFSDVIGLTEAKREAWEMVQLIKDRAALKKVGGKILHGMLMIGPPGCGKTMLAKAIATEAGVPFLSTSGSEFVEIFVGVGAARVRKLFKQARQYAKAYGACIIFIDELEVVGKTRVFMDAFGGSSESNSTLNQLLVEMDGLNDEDAHVVVVGAMNAQEEVLDPALLRPGRFDRTITIGRPNLSERQDIFAYYAKNIRMDPAVDLARLARKAVYKTPAEIENILKEAALIATRERRDRVSYKDVSAAIERIELGVAHRLSMTPREREMTAYHEAGHLLILYLTHPTSDVFKASIIQRGGTLGVVHPIAREELYSSDTNTLRADIKMYLAGYVAEKLKYGVTTNGVSADFTYAMNIAHDMIWRFGMGENGFVGDFTRIPKDQLSDDLKEKLNMATQKLLHQSLEEVEKILKSERVILDRFADELLKKEELDYDEIVSIFTEYGKPPKPIPIPAT, from the coding sequence ATGCTCTGGGCTAAATTCCGGCTTTTCCTCCAGCGCCATTGGCTTTGGCTGGCCATCCTCGTTGGGATTTTCATCTCCATCCTCCTGCCGATATGGTACATGTCGGGGATGGAGGAGAGCGTTCGGCGCTACATCATCGGCATCAACGTCGCCTCTCTTCCCTGGGGTATACTCCAGACCTTGGTTTTCGTGTGCTTCCTGTACCTCCTGCAGTACGGGGGGGGCTTCGTGCGCTTCAAGAAGTCCCGGGTTGGCGCGCACTCCGTCAACGTCCGCTTCTCCGACGTGATCGGGCTCACCGAGGCCAAGCGCGAGGCCTGGGAGATGGTCCAGCTTATTAAGGACCGCGCGGCCTTGAAGAAAGTCGGCGGCAAGATCCTGCACGGCATGCTCATGATCGGCCCGCCCGGCTGCGGCAAAACCATGCTCGCCAAGGCCATCGCCACCGAGGCCGGGGTCCCCTTCCTCTCCACCTCCGGCTCTGAGTTCGTCGAGATTTTCGTGGGGGTGGGGGCCGCGCGCGTGCGCAAACTCTTCAAGCAGGCCCGCCAATACGCCAAGGCCTACGGGGCCTGCATCATCTTCATAGATGAGCTCGAGGTCGTGGGCAAGACCCGGGTCTTCATGGACGCCTTCGGCGGCTCCTCGGAGTCCAACAGCACCTTGAACCAACTTTTAGTCGAGATGGACGGTTTGAACGATGAGGACGCCCACGTGGTTGTCGTCGGGGCCATGAACGCCCAGGAGGAGGTCTTAGACCCCGCTTTGCTGCGGCCCGGGCGCTTCGACCGCACCATCACCATCGGCCGCCCGAATCTCTCCGAGCGCCAGGATATCTTCGCCTATTACGCCAAGAACATCCGCATGGACCCCGCCGTGGACCTGGCCCGCCTGGCCAGGAAGGCCGTGTACAAGACCCCGGCCGAGATCGAGAACATCTTGAAGGAGGCCGCGCTGATCGCGACCCGCGAACGCCGGGATAGGGTGTCCTATAAAGATGTGTCCGCCGCCATCGAGCGCATCGAGCTCGGGGTGGCCCATCGCCTGAGCATGACCCCAAGGGAGCGCGAGATGACGGCCTACCACGAGGCCGGCCATCTCCTCATCCTGTACCTCACCCACCCCACCAGCGACGTGTTCAAGGCCTCCATCATCCAGCGTGGGGGGACCTTGGGCGTGGTGCATCCCATCGCTCGCGAGGAGCTCTACAGCTCCGACACCAACACCTTGCGCGCCGACATCAAGATGTACCTGGCGGGCTACGTGGCCGAGAAGCTTAAGTACGGGGTCACCACCAACGGGGTTTCGGCGGATTTTACCTACGCCATGAACATCGCCCACGACATGATTTGGCGCTTCGGCATGGGGGAGAACGGCTTCGTGGGGGATTTCACCCGCATCCCCAAGGACCAGCTCTCCGACGACCTCAAGGAAAAGCTCAACATGGCCACCCAGAAGCTTCTCCACCAGTCGCTCGAGGAGGTGGAGAAGATACTGAAGTCTGAACGGGTCATCCTTGATCGCTTCGCGGACGAACTCCTGAAGAAGGAGGAGCTCGACTACGACGAAATCGTCTCCATCTTCACCGAGTACGGCAAGCCCCCCAAGCCCATTCCCATCCCCGCAACGTAA
- a CDS encoding response regulator transcription factor has product MRVLIADDQTLFREGIKDLLENEKLIEVVGEAADGQEAVRQAKKLKPDVILMDIKLPHLDGVAATRLIRKECPSTNVLILSSFEDEAHVMESIQAGANGYLSKMLPAVELVNALKAFANEGVMIPQQVMGKLLAGLRQMVKNESQSPVALTKTEIRVMVLLGSGLSNKEIAGKMNCSVKTIKNHLNAVFQKLGVTNRTEAVVKGIDMGLISAEQS; this is encoded by the coding sequence GTGAGAGTTTTGATTGCGGACGACCAAACGCTCTTTCGCGAGGGGATCAAGGATCTTCTCGAGAACGAGAAGCTGATCGAGGTGGTCGGCGAGGCGGCGGACGGCCAGGAGGCTGTGCGCCAGGCCAAGAAGCTCAAGCCCGACGTGATCCTCATGGACATCAAGCTGCCCCACTTGGACGGCGTGGCGGCGACCCGCCTCATTCGCAAGGAATGCCCTTCCACCAACGTGCTCATCCTCTCGAGCTTTGAGGATGAGGCCCATGTCATGGAGTCGATCCAGGCCGGGGCCAACGGCTACCTTTCCAAGATGCTGCCGGCGGTAGAGCTCGTCAACGCGCTCAAGGCCTTCGCCAACGAGGGCGTGATGATCCCCCAGCAGGTCATGGGCAAGCTCCTGGCGGGACTGCGGCAGATGGTCAAAAACGAGTCCCAATCCCCGGTGGCGCTCACCAAGACCGAGATACGGGTCATGGTGCTCCTCGGCAGCGGCCTTTCCAACAAGGAAATCGCCGGCAAGATGAACTGCTCGGTCAAGACCATCAAGAACCACTTGAACGCCGTCTTCCAGAAGCTGGGAGTCACCAACCGCACCGAAGCGGTGGTCAAAGGCATCGACATGGGGCTTATTTCCGCCGAACAATCTTGA
- a CDS encoding protein kinase, producing the protein MEEEGFAAVQITQTTTEIQEAKKASAPPGVISKKLAAIEKLAEEHGGSSVVQNSAARSAFVLGDAKTGMARAEKAVELARARKNPEETRRDLPPALLTMAIGYGQNGDYPRAYARAREALELDPKGPYADSARAVIMLSKNRRAAAIDDSDISGNPAAADTAFQKLWQNTSPLNDIRVRNMGRRAEGRVKAIEVLGEARSHLEVGDPRGALDLAGKALDLDPALPDIYMQRGLAYLALKDLKSAQEELGKAISLWQARGGSTEALASAHNARAMAALENRDFKSSLADAEEALRLNPKSAQASAQRAQAREGLGGKTEELLADFQRAAELDPGHFAADYEAALSRMKKPKAPAAPRGGYFPRPALMSALLLILAGLALWGLRLNSRQAAQAGEKKVLGKRFLLGKLLGSEGMGKVYEGWDLQLERKVAIKRLHEALERDPRDLKRFLAEAKTVASLRHPNIVSVFDAFTEDEALCVVFELCAGETLQERLAREGKLKAPECLGIVRAIGSAVDYAHERGVIHRDLKPGNVMLERNGTVKVMDFDIARRIESPDQRTTTTFVIGTPSYMAPEEEAGEVSRESDLYALGICAYEMLAGRLPFEGRDAKVQGRFSPASKHGAPAAVDPFFEKALNPNSRDRFHSGAELSAAFLQALGG; encoded by the coding sequence TTGGAAGAAGAGGGCTTTGCGGCCGTTCAAATCACTCAAACCACCACCGAAATCCAAGAAGCCAAAAAAGCTTCCGCCCCTCCGGGCGTCATCTCCAAAAAACTGGCGGCCATCGAAAAACTCGCGGAGGAGCATGGGGGCTCCTCGGTGGTGCAGAACAGTGCGGCGCGGTCGGCCTTCGTGCTGGGCGATGCAAAGACCGGCATGGCCCGGGCGGAGAAGGCCGTGGAACTCGCCCGGGCCCGGAAGAACCCCGAGGAGACCCGGCGGGACTTGCCGCCCGCTCTCCTCACCATGGCGATCGGCTACGGGCAAAACGGGGACTACCCTCGGGCCTACGCCCGGGCCCGGGAGGCCTTGGAGCTAGACCCCAAGGGGCCTTACGCCGACTCGGCGCGGGCCGTGATCATGCTCTCAAAGAACAGGCGGGCCGCCGCCATAGACGACTCCGACATATCAGGTAATCCTGCGGCCGCAGACACGGCCTTCCAAAAACTTTGGCAAAACACTTCTCCCCTGAACGACATACGAGTGCGCAACATGGGCCGGCGGGCCGAGGGACGGGTGAAGGCCATCGAAGTTCTGGGCGAGGCGCGCAGTCACCTGGAAGTAGGAGACCCCAGAGGGGCTCTGGACCTGGCCGGTAAGGCCCTCGACCTCGACCCCGCCCTTCCCGACATCTACATGCAGCGGGGCCTGGCTTACTTGGCACTCAAGGATTTAAAATCGGCCCAGGAGGAACTCGGCAAGGCCATTTCCCTCTGGCAGGCTCGGGGCGGAAGCACGGAGGCTCTCGCAAGCGCGCACAACGCCCGCGCCATGGCAGCACTCGAGAACCGGGATTTCAAGTCCTCCCTTGCCGACGCCGAGGAAGCCCTGCGGCTCAATCCCAAAAGCGCCCAGGCCTCGGCCCAGCGCGCCCAGGCCCGGGAGGGGTTGGGCGGCAAGACGGAGGAGCTTCTGGCGGACTTTCAGCGCGCGGCCGAACTCGATCCCGGGCATTTTGCCGCGGATTACGAGGCGGCGCTCTCCCGCATGAAGAAGCCCAAGGCGCCTGCAGCACCTAGGGGCGGCTATTTCCCGCGGCCCGCCCTTATGAGCGCGCTTCTGCTGATCCTGGCGGGGCTGGCCCTATGGGGCCTCCGCCTGAATTCCAGGCAAGCCGCCCAGGCCGGGGAAAAGAAAGTCCTAGGGAAGCGCTTTCTCCTAGGAAAACTGCTGGGCAGCGAAGGTATGGGCAAGGTCTACGAGGGCTGGGACCTCCAGCTCGAGCGCAAGGTCGCCATCAAGCGCCTGCACGAGGCCTTGGAGCGAGACCCCCGGGACCTCAAGCGTTTTTTGGCCGAGGCCAAGACCGTGGCGAGCCTCCGGCACCCCAACATCGTGAGCGTCTTCGACGCCTTCACGGAGGACGAGGCCCTCTGCGTCGTCTTCGAGCTCTGCGCGGGGGAGACTTTGCAGGAGCGTCTCGCCCGAGAGGGCAAGCTCAAGGCGCCAGAGTGCCTCGGAATCGTCCGCGCCATCGGCTCGGCCGTGGACTACGCCCACGAGCGCGGGGTGATCCACCGCGATCTTAAGCCCGGCAACGTCATGCTCGAGCGAAACGGGACAGTCAAGGTGATGGACTTCGACATCGCCCGGCGCATCGAGAGCCCGGACCAGCGCACGACCACCACTTTCGTGATCGGGACCCCCTCCTACATGGCCCCCGAAGAGGAAGCCGGAGAGGTCAGCCGCGAGTCCGACCTCTACGCCCTCGGAATATGCGCCTATGAGATGCTGGCGGGAAGACTCCCCTTCGAGGGCCGCGACGCCAAGGTCCAGGGGCGCTTTTCCCCGGCCTCCAAACACGGGGCCCCGGCGGCTGTGGACCCCTTCTTCGAGAAAGCCCTAAACCCCAACTCCCGCGACCGCTTCCATAGCGGCGCCGAGCTCTCGGCGGCGTTCCTCCAAGCCCTCGGCGGCTAG
- a CDS encoding DUF2332 family protein: protein MTKEEFAAQCEQAAAVAKDLPLSSTVLAYLAAELKKGDPLWWRETAKAWRNRNFATWTEAWSLLLAAIHFEALNSEDSPFTECFPSCGGAASDPRPALAEFLAKPPASFFENLRTAERRVYSALRAGQWLVPAQKFFQERALPFYIVEVNAGAGLNLASDIITPQEGFDSTMIQARIGLDPNPLSLDNISHRRWLTAAHWPDHMPAIEELDQAIAIAGAKLQEEQDFIQLEACPPELAPKFIAKNIPAEEGLGLLVLNIGVISRMTDKVFSAYTKDMSDMLQPWGNRGLWVEVENSRASYNLAKYQILLGRILEGNLKGQLLGELFGTELKYHPPGLAFLAVHDQAVKE, encoded by the coding sequence GTGACCAAGGAAGAATTCGCCGCCCAATGCGAACAGGCCGCCGCCGTCGCCAAGGATCTCCCCCTCAGCTCGACCGTGCTCGCTTATCTCGCGGCGGAGCTTAAAAAGGGAGATCCGCTGTGGTGGAGGGAAACCGCCAAGGCCTGGCGGAACAGGAATTTCGCAACCTGGACCGAGGCTTGGAGCCTGCTCCTGGCCGCGATTCACTTCGAGGCTCTCAACAGCGAGGACAGCCCTTTTACCGAGTGCTTTCCCTCCTGCGGAGGGGCCGCCTCCGACCCCAGGCCGGCCCTCGCGGAGTTCCTGGCCAAGCCGCCCGCCTCCTTCTTCGAAAACCTCCGAACGGCCGAGCGCCGGGTGTATTCCGCGTTGCGGGCCGGGCAATGGCTGGTTCCGGCCCAAAAATTCTTTCAAGAAAGAGCGCTGCCCTTCTATATCGTGGAAGTCAACGCCGGGGCGGGCTTGAACCTCGCCTCCGACATCATTACCCCCCAGGAAGGCTTCGACTCGACTATGATCCAAGCCCGCATAGGCCTCGATCCCAACCCACTCAGCCTCGACAACATCTCCCATCGCCGCTGGCTCACCGCAGCCCATTGGCCGGACCACATGCCCGCCATCGAGGAGCTCGACCAAGCCATCGCGATCGCAGGAGCCAAACTCCAGGAAGAACAAGACTTCATCCAGTTGGAAGCCTGCCCACCCGAGCTAGCCCCCAAATTCATCGCCAAGAACATCCCCGCAGAGGAAGGCTTGGGTTTGCTCGTCCTAAACATAGGAGTAATCTCCCGAATGACAGACAAAGTTTTTTCAGCCTATACCAAGGATATGTCTGATATGCTTCAGCCTTGGGGAAACCGGGGGCTCTGGGTCGAGGTCGAGAATTCACGGGCGAGTTATAATCTCGCCAAATATCAGATACTGCTGGGACGAATCTTAGAAGGAAACCTGAAGGGGCAACTCTTGGGCGAGCTTTTCGGCACCGAACTTAAATATCATCCGCCCGGACTAGCCTTTCTCGCCGTGCATGACCAAGCAGTCAAGGAGTAA
- a CDS encoding type II toxin-antitoxin system Phd/YefM family antitoxin — translation MTTITFSELRNRAKKYFDAVERGETIEVCRHGRPAAFLIPARRTGGERWKTARPMRLSGVSLSGAILADRSEGR, via the coding sequence ATGACAACGATCACCTTCAGCGAGCTGAGAAACCGGGCCAAGAAGTACTTCGACGCCGTCGAACGGGGGGAGACCATCGAGGTCTGCCGCCACGGCAGGCCGGCCGCCTTCCTGATACCCGCCCGAAGGACGGGAGGGGAGCGTTGGAAAACCGCCCGCCCGATGAGGCTTTCCGGCGTTTCCCTCAGCGGAGCCATCCTCGCGGACCGCTCGGAAGGGCGTTGA
- a CDS encoding putative addiction module antidote protein — MRNYRSHEDYLNDVLTDPKEAALYLNVAAEEGEPALILTALAQVARAHGLSRMAKKVALSRMGLYKTLSKKGNPEFKTLIGILRASGLRMSFKPCA, encoded by the coding sequence ATGAGAAACTACAGAAGCCACGAAGATTACCTGAATGACGTACTGACAGACCCGAAGGAAGCCGCCCTTTATTTAAATGTGGCGGCGGAGGAAGGCGAGCCCGCCCTCATTTTAACCGCCCTCGCCCAGGTAGCCAGAGCCCATGGGCTTTCGAGAATGGCGAAAAAAGTTGCGCTCTCCAGGATGGGGCTGTATAAAACTCTGTCCAAAAAAGGGAATCCCGAATTCAAGACGCTTATCGGAATACTTCGGGCTTCAGGCCTTCGGATGTCCTTCAAACCTTGCGCTTGA